GGCGTCGGTCAGCGTGACCTCGACGTCCTCGTGGGTACCGGGTGCGAGGTACTGCGAGGTGCCGACGACGCTACCGAGCGCGTCGCCCTCACCGGTGAGGCTGGCGTCGTGGATGGTGACGAAGCCGCCCTCGGGGAGCGTCACTTCGTCGACTGTGATCGTCGTGCCGCCGGACGTCTGTGCGGTGAACGTCACCGACGCGTCGGCTTCTTGCTGTGCGATCTGCCCCGACGGAACCGCGGCCGTAGAGACGCCGGCGAACCCGGCAGTCACGAGGACCGCGACCATCAGGAGTGTGGATGCTCGCTTCACACCGCGGCCGACGACGTATCACCTAAAGTGGATTTTCCGAACTCAGTCCAAAATTCGTCCGGAGTCCCTCCCACGTCGGGCGGGGTTCTCCCCGAGTCGGACTCGCGCCGTCGACACCACTGGGCCGACCCGGGCGCCCCGGTCGTCGCGACGCGGGCTGACCGGCAACACTTACCGTCCTCGCCGGACCCGATTCGAGCATGACAGACGCGTACATCGTGGGCGCGGGCCAGTCGTCGTTCGGCTCGTTCCCCGAGGAGACGTACCGGACGCTGTTCCGGGAGGCGTACGAGGCGGCCGCGCCCGCCGACCTCGACCCGGGAGACGTGGACGAGGCGTTCGTGGGAACGCTCGGCGTCGGCGGGCGACAGATCGGTCTCGCCGGCCCCGTAGTCACGGAGCACGTCGGCCTCCACGGCGTCCCCTGCACGCGCGTGGAGAACGCGTGTGCCGCCTCTGGCTACGCGCTCCGGCAGGCCGTGATGGCCGTGGAGTCGGGGATGGCCGACCTCGTGCTCGCGGGCGGCGTCGAGGTGATGACCGACACCTCCGCGGAGGCGACGAAGTACTGGCTCGGCGTCTCCGGCGAGACGGAGTGGGAGCGCATGGCCGGAACGACGTTCTCGGGCGTGTACGCCCAGATGGCCGACGCGTACCTCCGCGAGTACGACGCCCCGCGGCGCGCGATGTCGGAGGTCGCCGCGAAGAACCACGCCAACGGGGCGAAGAACCCGAAGGCACACCTCGGCTTCGAGTGCTCCGTCGACGACGCCGAGGCGGCCAGCGTCGTCGCCGACCCGCTCACGCTGTACCACTGCTGTCCGACCACCGACGGCGCCGCCGCCGTGTTCGTCGCCAGCGAGGAGGTCGCCGCCTCCTTCGACGACCGCGTCCGCGTCGCGGGCGTGGGCGCCGCCTCCGACCGCGTGGGCCTGTTCCAGCGCGACACCTACACCGCGGTCGAGGCGAGCGAGCGGGCGGGCGAGACGGCGTACGACGCCGCGGGCGTCGCCGACCCCAGAACCGACCTCGACTTCGCGGAGGTGCACGACTGCTTCGCCATCGCCGAACTCCTGGCGTACGAGGACCTCGGCTTCTGCGACCGCGGCGAGGCGGCGGCGCTCGTCGGCGACGGCGTCACCGCCATCGACGGCGACCTCCCGGTGAACACCTCCGGCGGGCTGAAGTCGAAGGGGCACCCGATCGGTGCGACTGGCGCCGGCCAGGCAGTCGAGGCGTTCGACCAACTGACCGGGAACGCGGGCGACCGCCAACTCGACGACCCCGAACGGGGCCTGACGCACAACGTCGGGGGCTCCGGCGGCGCCGCCGTGGTTCACGTGTTCGAGGCCGAGGGGGTGAGCGGCGCGTGAGCGCCCCGGAGCCCGGTCCCGGCGGCGCACCCGAAGAGCGTCCCGACGCGGACGCACGTATCCTCGGCGCGGGGCTGTACGCGCCACGCGCCCGCCTCCCGAGCGCGGCGGTGGCGGACGCCTGGGGCCGGTCGGCGGCTCGCGGCGTCGAGTCGGTCGCCGTACCCGCGCCCGACGAGGACGCACTCACGATGGCCGTGGCAGCCGCAGAGCGCGCGCTGGAGGCCGCGGGCGTCGACGCGGCGTCTCTGTCGGGACTGGCGTTCGCGACGACGACGCCCCCGATGGCCGAGGAGGACCTCACACCCCGGCTCGGCGACGCGCTGGGCGTCCCCGCGGACGCGACCACCCGGTACGCCGGGCGGAGCACGCGGGCCGGCACCCGGGCGCTGCGGGCCGCTCGCGACGCCGGCGCGTTCCCGGCGGTGGTCGTGGCCGCCGACGCACCGGGCGGTGCGCCGAACTCCCCCGAGGGCCACGCCGCCGGAGCGGGCGCGGCGGCGGTCGTCCTCGGCGCCGACCGCGGCAGCGGTGCCGGCCTCCACGGCGACAGCGAGGTGGCGACGGACTACCCGGGGACGCGGTTCAGACGCCCGGCCAGCGACGAGGTGGAGGGACTAGGCGTCACGACGTACGACCGTGCGGCGTTCACCCGGCCCGTCGCCGCGGCGGTCGACGGCCTCGCGTCGGACCCAGACGTGCCCGACCCCGGCGACGCGGCGGCGGTTGCGATCTCGGCACCAGATGGGGATCTCCCCGGCCGAGCGGCTCGGGCCGCGGGACTGGACCCGGGGCGCGTCACGACGCCTGTATCGACGCTCGGCGACACCGGCGCCGCCGGGCCGCTGCTCGGGGTGGCGCGGGCGCTCCAGGAGGGGGCGACGCGGACGCTCGTCGTCGGCTGGGGCAGCGGCGCCGGTGCCGACGCGCTCCTCGTCGACGGCCTCGCTCCGGTCGAGGGGTCGCTCGACGCCGGCGACGATGTGGGCTACACCGATGCGCTGCGCCTCCGCGGCGACCTCACGGCGGACGAGGCCCCGGCTGGCGGCGGCGCGGCGGTGTCGGTGGCCACGTGG
The DNA window shown above is from Halobaculum marinum and carries:
- a CDS encoding thiolase C-terminal domain-containing protein, giving the protein MTDAYIVGAGQSSFGSFPEETYRTLFREAYEAAAPADLDPGDVDEAFVGTLGVGGRQIGLAGPVVTEHVGLHGVPCTRVENACAASGYALRQAVMAVESGMADLVLAGGVEVMTDTSAEATKYWLGVSGETEWERMAGTTFSGVYAQMADAYLREYDAPRRAMSEVAAKNHANGAKNPKAHLGFECSVDDAEAASVVADPLTLYHCCPTTDGAAAVFVASEEVAASFDDRVRVAGVGAASDRVGLFQRDTYTAVEASERAGETAYDAAGVADPRTDLDFAEVHDCFAIAELLAYEDLGFCDRGEAAALVGDGVTAIDGDLPVNTSGGLKSKGHPIGATGAGQAVEAFDQLTGNAGDRQLDDPERGLTHNVGGSGGAAVVHVFEAEGVSGA
- a CDS encoding zinc ribbon domain-containing protein, whose protein sequence is MSAPEPGPGGAPEERPDADARILGAGLYAPRARLPSAAVADAWGRSAARGVESVAVPAPDEDALTMAVAAAERALEAAGVDAASLSGLAFATTTPPMAEEDLTPRLGDALGVPADATTRYAGRSTRAGTRALRAARDAGAFPAVVVAADAPGGAPNSPEGHAAGAGAAAVVLGADRGSGAGLHGDSEVATDYPGTRFRRPASDEVEGLGVTTYDRAAFTRPVAAAVDGLASDPDVPDPGDAAAVAISAPDGDLPGRAARAAGLDPGRVTTPVSTLGDTGAAGPLLGVARALQEGATRTLVVGWGSGAGADALLVDGLAPVEGSLDAGDDVGYTDALRLRGDLTADEAPAGGGAAVSVATWRRSIAARYRLRAGRCPACGALAFPPEGACPDCHALVDFDSVALPREGRVETVTGVSPGGAPPEFARQAERGGDYPVAIVAFERDGGRVSLPMQVCDATPGSVAAADTVRAVFRRVYEQEGVVRYGRKARPVAVDER